A window of the Lactuca sativa cultivar Salinas chromosome 5, Lsat_Salinas_v11, whole genome shotgun sequence genome harbors these coding sequences:
- the LOC122198029 gene encoding uncharacterized protein LOC122198029, producing MIITKSFMCRFYFSLSCTIDPKSTASKDPPYTFWCFQDSVVRLSVTLYIDLYSVVSLVESDRYQLGVHSISRVGFVGLSEAPRLKRMKWLAETNPGKMRQKTEGGLPC from the exons ATGATAATCACCAAGAGTTTCATGTGtcgattttatttttctttatcatGCACAATAGATCCAAAAAGTACTGCTAGTAAGGATCCGCCATATACATTTTGGTGTTTCCAAGATTCTGTTGTTCGGCTGTCAGTCACATTATACATTGATCTGTATTCTGTTGTCAGCCTAGTAGAATCAGATCGGTATCAGTTAGGTGTTCATAGCATTTCAAGAGTTGGTTTTGTAGGTTTGTCCGAGGCCCcaaggttgaaaag GATGAAGTGGTTGGCTGAGACAAATCCTGGGAAGATGAGGCAAAAGACGGAAGGAGGGCTCCCCT GCTGA